One Bacteroidales bacterium DNA segment encodes these proteins:
- a CDS encoding molecular chaperone HtpG: DISQMGGMDYMAGMGRSYTILVNSNHELITGLVDSSDEEKNKNIVNQLIDLALLSQGMLKGEKLSRFINRSVDIIK, encoded by the coding sequence GCGATATATCGCAAATGGGCGGAATGGATTATATGGCAGGAATGGGGCGAAGCTACACAATTTTAGTTAATTCAAATCATGAATTAATCACAGGACTAGTTGATTCTTCAGATGAAGAAAAAAATAAAAACATTGTAAATCAGCTTATAGACCTAGCTTTATTATCACAAGGAATGCTTAAAGGTGAAAAACTTTCACGTTTCATTAATAGAAGTGTTGATATTATAAAATAA